One genomic segment of Agromyces intestinalis includes these proteins:
- a CDS encoding GNAT family N-acetyltransferase yields MSTDVVAQAVIRPIRDSDAEALGRVHATCWHETYDHLISAAAFEHLSPRRMAELWNHLAERGEEYLQYAAVVDGEIVGFAGSGPARDEDAPRPRELYFIYVLDAHHGTGIGKQLFDAVIGEGEGVYLWVAEDNPRAHRFYARNGFVADGASQDVPFLGEEIHEVRLVR; encoded by the coding sequence ATGAGCACCGACGTCGTTGCCCAAGCAGTCATCCGCCCCATCCGCGACTCCGACGCGGAGGCACTGGGTCGCGTGCACGCGACCTGCTGGCACGAGACCTACGACCACCTGATCAGCGCCGCCGCGTTCGAGCACCTCTCGCCGCGCCGCATGGCCGAACTCTGGAACCACCTCGCCGAGCGCGGCGAGGAGTACCTGCAGTACGCCGCCGTCGTCGACGGCGAGATCGTCGGCTTCGCGGGTTCGGGCCCGGCACGCGACGAGGACGCACCGCGGCCGCGCGAGCTGTACTTCATCTACGTGCTCGACGCCCACCACGGCACGGGCATCGGCAAGCAGCTCTTCGACGCCGTCATCGGCGAGGGCGAGGGCGTCTACCTGTGGGTCGCCGAGGACAACCCCCGCGCGCACCGGTTCTACGCCCGCAACGGGTTCGTCGCCGACGGCGCCAGTCAGGACGTGCCGTTCCTCGGCGAGGAGATCCACGAGGTTCGCCTGGTGCGGTAG
- a CDS encoding S1C family serine protease — MPTRTLTVMTAAAGAGAIAVGLSGCFAIGGGGGPVGFDGVQSATIQLESVGTFVSPEEGGYEAAGRGSGFLITPDGLAVTNNHVVTGAGTIKVWRGGDTTKELSAKVLGSSECLDLAVVQLEGSGYPFLDWRKGDIETALDVYAAGFPLGDPTFTETKGIVSKAVTGGETPWASIDSVIEHDARIRGGNSGGPLIDANGALVGVNYAGNDALDYNYAIHRDAVLEVIGDLVDGTDVLSLGINGEALVDEEGTGLGIWVNSVKSGSVADQAGVEPGDLLTTMEGVSLGVNGTLTEYCDVLRTHGQDATLSVELYRPAEEAYYRGQFNGEPITAVPVVGSGSAGEPTGDTVTVADDSGAVTFDAPASWSQIDGAPVTDANGTTWQAASAAPDLAGFEGTWSTPGATVYATPGVVMSPDAAADLVSSGAAEEGCTSTGREPFDDGFHTGVWEIFTGCGGSTTYVVVGATDYDGTYTTIVAAQGISDADLEGIDQVLGTFYASY, encoded by the coding sequence ATGCCCACACGCACACTCACCGTCATGACCGCTGCCGCCGGAGCCGGCGCCATCGCGGTCGGCCTCTCCGGATGCTTCGCCATCGGCGGCGGAGGTGGCCCCGTCGGATTCGACGGCGTCCAGTCCGCCACGATCCAGCTCGAATCCGTCGGCACGTTCGTCTCGCCCGAGGAGGGCGGGTACGAGGCGGCCGGTCGCGGATCGGGGTTCCTCATCACTCCCGACGGTCTGGCCGTCACGAACAACCACGTCGTCACCGGCGCCGGCACGATCAAGGTCTGGCGTGGCGGCGACACCACGAAGGAGCTGAGCGCCAAGGTGCTCGGCTCGTCCGAATGCCTCGACCTCGCCGTCGTGCAGCTCGAGGGTTCCGGGTATCCGTTCCTCGACTGGCGCAAGGGCGACATCGAGACCGCGCTCGACGTGTACGCCGCGGGGTTCCCGCTCGGCGACCCGACCTTCACCGAGACCAAGGGGATCGTGTCGAAGGCCGTCACCGGGGGTGAGACGCCGTGGGCGTCGATCGACTCGGTCATCGAGCACGACGCGCGCATCCGCGGCGGCAACTCGGGTGGCCCGCTGATCGACGCGAACGGCGCGCTCGTCGGGGTGAACTACGCCGGCAACGACGCGCTCGACTACAACTACGCGATCCACCGCGACGCGGTGCTCGAGGTCATCGGCGACCTCGTCGACGGTACGGACGTGCTCTCGCTCGGCATCAACGGCGAGGCGCTCGTCGACGAGGAGGGCACCGGGCTCGGCATCTGGGTCAACTCGGTGAAGTCGGGCTCGGTCGCCGACCAGGCCGGCGTCGAGCCGGGCGACCTGCTCACCACCATGGAGGGGGTCAGCCTCGGCGTGAACGGCACCCTCACCGAGTACTGCGACGTGCTGCGCACGCACGGGCAGGATGCCACGCTGTCGGTCGAGCTGTACCGCCCGGCCGAGGAGGCGTACTACCGCGGCCAGTTCAACGGCGAGCCGATCACGGCCGTGCCGGTGGTCGGGTCGGGCTCGGCGGGCGAGCCGACGGGCGACACCGTGACGGTCGCGGACGACTCGGGCGCGGTCACGTTCGACGCACCCGCATCGTGGTCGCAGATCGACGGCGCGCCGGTCACCGACGCGAACGGCACGACCTGGCAGGCGGCGTCGGCGGCGCCCGACCTCGCCGGCTTCGAGGGCACCTGGAGCACCCCGGGCGCGACGGTCTACGCCACGCCCGGCGTCGTGATGTCGCCGGATGCCGCGGCCGATCTCGTCTCGTCGGGAGCGGCCGAGGAGGGCTGCACGTCGACCGGGCGCGAGCCGTTCGACGACGGGTTCCACACCGGGGTCTGGGAGATCTTCACCGGCTGCGGCGGATCGACCACCTACGTGGTGGTCGGCGCGACCGACTACGACGGCACCTACACCACGATCGTGGCGGCGCAGGGGATCTCGGACGCCGACCTCGAGGGCATCGACCAGGTGCTCGGCACCTTCTACGCGAGCTACTGA
- a CDS encoding nitroreductase/quinone reductase family protein: MDEHRTAESTSTEPASSARIPPRWFVRTAWVVHRGLYRVSAGRFGLRPPQPGRWGMMHLTTVGRRSGRERPVIVAYFEDGPNLVTLAMNGWAAPEPAWWLNLQANPDATVVVDGGSRGVRARAAEGAERSRLWATWRTYGDDLDVHASLRPTETAVVVLEPRGGA, encoded by the coding sequence ATGGACGAGCACCGCACCGCCGAATCCACCTCGACCGAGCCCGCGAGCTCCGCCCGCATTCCGCCGCGCTGGTTCGTGCGCACGGCGTGGGTGGTGCACCGTGGGCTGTACCGGGTGAGCGCCGGTCGCTTCGGCCTGCGACCGCCGCAGCCGGGGCGCTGGGGCATGATGCACCTCACGACCGTCGGCCGCCGGTCGGGCCGCGAGCGACCCGTGATCGTCGCGTACTTCGAGGACGGACCGAACCTCGTCACGCTCGCGATGAACGGGTGGGCGGCGCCCGAGCCGGCGTGGTGGCTCAACCTGCAGGCGAACCCCGATGCGACGGTCGTGGTCGACGGCGGGTCACGCGGCGTTCGCGCCCGTGCCGCCGAGGGCGCCGAGCGGTCGCGGCTGTGGGCGACCTGGCGAACGTACGGTGACGACCTCGACGTGCACGCGTCGCTGCGCCCCACCGAGACCGCGGTCGTCGTGCTCGAGCCGCGCGGCGGTGCCTGA
- a CDS encoding DUF1996 domain-containing protein: MTSRFHAPPSSSAGGDAGTAAAVPTSAVRRPRAFAAALAVLATLAVASASIVAAQAAAAAPATLLSRGALTAASTSEAGNLGPRFAVDGDRATRWASLPSDDQWIRIDLGASHPLERVVLDWEAAYAKSFVVQVSDDQQTWHTVATVTDGIGGVQTLEFLGAGRYVQLVASERATGYGYSLFEFSVYGDGEVVDPEDPPAWNDEVTHHEFQANCEFSHFLPDDPIVFPGRAGASHLHTFVGNRSTDAFTTTESLLANTASTCTVPQDHSSYWFPALYRGDTPIEPDIPMTIYYKSGIDDYTKVVPFPQGLRFVAGDMMATVDSFRTAPGAVEGWECGDLSKSWEIPDYCDPGTELNIRYQAPSCWDGMHLTPEESAHMGHGAHMAYPVNGQCPMSHPVAVPMIEFKIAWPVSGDLSDVHLASGSDQSWHYDFFNAWEPEVLERLVEHCINGGLQCNPRGYDLYKPHRGTVLDEQYQLVPETLPTAARAATAATAASAGGAR, encoded by the coding sequence ATGACCTCTCGATTCCATGCACCACCGTCCTCGAGCGCGGGCGGAGACGCCGGCACCGCCGCCGCGGTACCGACCAGCGCCGTCCGGCGCCCGCGCGCCTTCGCCGCGGCGCTCGCCGTGCTCGCCACGCTCGCCGTGGCATCCGCCTCGATCGTCGCCGCGCAGGCGGCGGCGGCCGCACCCGCCACGCTGCTCTCGCGCGGCGCCCTCACCGCCGCATCCACCTCCGAGGCCGGCAACCTCGGCCCGAGGTTCGCCGTCGACGGCGACCGCGCGACGCGGTGGGCCAGCCTTCCCTCCGACGACCAGTGGATCCGCATCGACCTCGGCGCGAGTCATCCGCTCGAACGCGTCGTGCTCGACTGGGAGGCCGCGTACGCGAAGTCGTTCGTCGTGCAGGTCTCGGACGACCAGCAGACCTGGCACACGGTCGCGACCGTCACCGACGGCATCGGCGGCGTGCAGACCCTCGAGTTCCTCGGCGCGGGCCGCTACGTGCAGCTCGTCGCGAGCGAGCGGGCGACCGGCTACGGCTACTCGCTGTTCGAGTTCTCGGTCTACGGCGACGGCGAGGTCGTCGACCCCGAAGACCCGCCGGCGTGGAACGACGAGGTCACGCACCACGAGTTCCAGGCGAACTGCGAGTTCTCGCACTTCCTGCCCGACGACCCGATCGTGTTCCCGGGTCGGGCCGGCGCCTCGCACCTGCACACCTTCGTCGGCAACCGCTCGACCGACGCGTTCACGACCACCGAGTCGCTGCTCGCGAACACCGCGTCGACCTGCACGGTGCCCCAGGATCACTCCTCGTACTGGTTCCCCGCGCTCTACCGCGGTGACACGCCCATCGAGCCCGACATCCCGATGACGATCTACTACAAGTCGGGCATCGACGACTACACCAAGGTCGTGCCGTTCCCGCAGGGCCTGCGGTTCGTCGCGGGGGACATGATGGCCACGGTCGACTCGTTCCGCACCGCACCCGGCGCGGTCGAGGGCTGGGAGTGCGGCGACCTCTCGAAGAGTTGGGAGATCCCCGACTACTGCGACCCGGGCACCGAGCTGAACATCCGCTACCAGGCGCCGTCCTGCTGGGACGGCATGCACCTCACGCCCGAGGAGTCGGCCCACATGGGCCACGGGGCGCACATGGCGTACCCGGTGAACGGGCAATGCCCGATGAGCCATCCCGTCGCGGTGCCGATGATCGAGTTCAAGATCGCCTGGCCGGTGTCGGGCGACCTCTCCGACGTGCACCTCGCGAGCGGTAGCGACCAGTCGTGGCACTACGACTTCTTCAACGCCTGGGAGCCCGAGGTGCTCGAGCGGCTGGTCGAGCACTGCATCAACGGCGGGCTGCAGTGCAACCCGCGCGGCTACGACCTGTACAAGCCGCACCGCGGCACCGTGCTCGACGAGCAGTACCAGCTCGTGCCCGAGACGCTGCCGACGGCCGCGAGGGCCGCGACGGCCGCAACGGCCGCGAGCGCAGGGGGCGCACGATGA
- a CDS encoding DEAD/DEAH box helicase: protein MTDLTFGALGVPAPLVAVLAADGKTSPFPIQADTLPDTLAGRDVLGRGKTGSGKTIAFALPMVARLGTKLAGGRRRAGRPLGLVLAPTRELATQIDAVLAPLAAAYDLKTTTIFGGINQKRQVDALRAGVDIVVACPGRLEDLMKQGHVTLDAVEITVLDEADHMADLGFLPGVTRIMDKTPTDGQRLLFSATLDNGVDKLVKRFLHNEVLHSVDEATSHVAAMTHHVFEVADTDQKNELVRTLASGMGRRILFMRTKHQAKKLAKKLTEQGIPAVDLHGNLSQPQRDRNLAAFGDGSVRVMVATDVAARGVHVDDIELVIHVDPPMEHKAYLHRSGRTARAGSEGDVVTIAMPAQMGDLKSLLRKAAIQVTPQRVSPSSPSVTALVGQVAPYVKPAPKSAAPQQGGGRSQGANAQRKRAARGGQGQAADVSSPRRRDRSGRPAEAKASAPKRGQGHSRGAQTTGAQRQASGQPTQAAGAKRGASGSQGRTSAKQPLRVGSLVSPSRNQRTNRRAQG from the coding sequence ATGACCGACCTGACCTTCGGCGCGCTCGGCGTGCCCGCCCCGCTCGTCGCCGTGCTCGCGGCCGACGGCAAGACCTCCCCCTTCCCGATCCAGGCCGACACCCTGCCCGACACGCTCGCCGGCCGCGACGTGCTCGGCCGCGGCAAGACCGGCTCGGGCAAGACCATCGCCTTCGCGCTGCCCATGGTGGCGCGCCTCGGCACGAAGCTCGCCGGCGGCCGCCGCCGCGCGGGTCGCCCGCTCGGCCTCGTGCTCGCCCCGACCCGCGAGCTCGCGACCCAGATCGACGCGGTGCTCGCACCGCTCGCCGCCGCCTACGACCTGAAGACCACCACGATCTTCGGCGGCATCAACCAGAAGCGCCAGGTCGACGCGCTGCGCGCCGGCGTCGACATCGTCGTCGCCTGCCCCGGCCGACTCGAAGACCTCATGAAGCAGGGCCACGTCACCCTCGACGCCGTCGAGATCACCGTGCTCGACGAGGCCGACCACATGGCCGACCTCGGGTTCCTGCCGGGCGTCACGCGCATCATGGACAAGACGCCCACCGACGGCCAGCGCCTGCTGTTCTCGGCGACGCTCGACAACGGCGTCGACAAGCTCGTGAAGCGCTTCCTCCACAACGAGGTGCTGCACTCGGTCGACGAGGCCACCTCGCACGTCGCGGCGATGACCCACCACGTGTTCGAGGTCGCCGACACCGACCAGAAGAACGAGCTCGTGCGCACGCTCGCGAGCGGCATGGGCCGTCGCATCCTCTTCATGCGCACGAAGCACCAGGCGAAGAAGCTCGCGAAGAAGCTCACCGAGCAGGGCATCCCCGCGGTCGACCTGCACGGCAACCTGTCGCAGCCGCAGCGCGACCGCAACCTCGCCGCGTTCGGCGACGGTTCGGTGCGCGTCATGGTCGCCACGGATGTCGCGGCCCGCGGCGTGCACGTCGACGACATCGAGCTCGTCATCCACGTCGACCCGCCGATGGAGCACAAGGCGTACCTGCACCGCTCGGGCCGCACCGCCCGCGCGGGTAGCGAGGGCGACGTGGTGACCATCGCGATGCCCGCTCAGATGGGCGACCTCAAGAGCCTGCTGCGCAAGGCCGCGATCCAGGTCACGCCCCAGCGGGTCTCTCCGTCGTCGCCGAGTGTCACCGCGCTCGTCGGCCAGGTGGCGCCCTACGTGAAGCCGGCCCCGAAGTCGGCCGCGCCCCAGCAGGGCGGCGGGCGGTCGCAGGGTGCGAACGCGCAGCGCAAGCGCGCGGCGCGCGGCGGCCAGGGCCAGGCGGCGGATGTCTCGAGCCCGCGCCGGCGCGACCGTTCGGGCCGTCCGGCCGAAGCCAAGGCCAGCGCCCCGAAGCGCGGCCAGGGCCACAGCCGTGGCGCGCAGACCACGGGCGCCCAGCGCCAGGCGTCGGGCCAGCCCACCCAAGCGGCGGGCGCGAAGCGCGGAGCATCCGGTTCGCAGGGCCGCACGTCGGCGAAGCAGCCGCTTCGCGTCGGCAGCCTCGTGAGCCCCAGCCGCAACCAGCGCACGAACCGCCGCGCGCAGGGCTGA
- a CDS encoding discoidin domain-containing protein, producing the protein MTLHTPTASARSRSGRSRILATALAAVFIATTAALPVTAASAAPANLSQGKPATASSVENADYTPASAAFDGDPGTRWASQWSDPQWIQVDLGARASIDRVDLSWEGAYARSYEIQVSDSGTGGWTTIYSTTSGPGGVESLDVEGAGRYVRLLGTERANGYGYSLWEFAVFGTTGDGTTGPDPDPEPGGPVDAGHPNQPGPFTQPSVVRVTGGHGDWDLSVDGKPYTVKGFTWGPSFGEAGEYMDDFTAMGANTTRTWGTGADTVQLLDVAAQYGVRVINGFWLLPGGGPGSGGCIDYTTDANYKDTTKADILNWVNTYKSHPATLMWNVGNESLLGLQNCYSGDQLEAQRTAYASYVNEVALAIKQIDPNHPVTSTDAWTGAWPYYRANTPALDLLSVNSYGDVCNIEQTWVDGGYDKPYIVTEGGAAGEWEVPDDANGVPDEPTDLEKGEAYVDSWRCLREHDGVALGATFFHFGLEGDFGGVWFNVIPGGNKRLGYYTVADMWNGSAADGNTPPRITGMDIPGSSAITAGEPFTVTLDVTDPDGDPLNYVTFVNSKYIDGAGGVQFVEHQRAGNRITITAPQKLGVWKAYVYVEDGQGNVGVETRSFRVVAPAIDGTNVALGKPATASSFQVWGDDYTPGRAFDGEQSTRWSSEWAPTGWVQVDLGQPTAFDRIQLIWESAFAKSYEVQTSNDGTNWSTIQTVTGGDGGIDDVQAAGNARYVRLNLTERGTDWGFSLYEVGIYRTN; encoded by the coding sequence GTGACCCTTCACACCCCGACCGCCTCAGCGCGGTCCCGATCCGGCCGCAGCCGGATCCTCGCCACCGCGCTCGCCGCGGTGTTCATCGCGACGACCGCGGCCCTCCCTGTGACGGCCGCCTCCGCCGCGCCCGCCAACCTCTCGCAGGGCAAGCCGGCGACGGCGTCGTCGGTCGAGAACGCCGACTACACGCCGGCGTCCGCCGCGTTCGACGGCGACCCCGGCACGCGCTGGGCGAGCCAGTGGAGCGACCCCCAGTGGATCCAGGTCGACCTCGGCGCCCGCGCGTCGATCGACCGCGTCGACCTCAGCTGGGAAGGCGCGTACGCACGTTCGTACGAGATCCAGGTGTCCGACAGCGGCACCGGCGGGTGGACGACGATCTATTCGACCACAAGCGGCCCCGGCGGTGTCGAGTCGCTCGATGTCGAAGGCGCGGGCCGCTACGTTCGCCTGCTCGGCACCGAGCGGGCCAACGGCTACGGCTACTCGCTGTGGGAGTTCGCCGTCTTCGGCACCACGGGCGACGGCACCACCGGCCCCGACCCCGATCCCGAACCCGGCGGTCCGGTCGATGCGGGGCATCCGAACCAGCCCGGCCCGTTCACCCAGCCCAGCGTGGTGCGGGTGACCGGCGGTCACGGCGACTGGGACCTCTCGGTCGACGGCAAGCCGTACACGGTCAAGGGCTTCACGTGGGGTCCGTCGTTCGGCGAAGCCGGCGAGTACATGGACGACTTCACCGCCATGGGCGCGAACACGACCCGCACCTGGGGAACCGGCGCCGACACCGTGCAACTGCTCGACGTCGCTGCCCAGTACGGCGTGCGCGTCATCAACGGCTTCTGGCTGCTGCCCGGCGGCGGCCCCGGTTCGGGCGGATGCATCGACTACACGACCGACGCGAACTACAAGGACACGACGAAGGCCGACATCCTGAACTGGGTGAACACGTACAAGTCGCACCCCGCAACGCTCATGTGGAACGTGGGCAACGAGTCGCTGCTCGGCCTGCAGAACTGCTACTCGGGCGACCAGCTCGAGGCCCAGCGCACCGCGTACGCGTCCTATGTCAACGAGGTCGCACTCGCGATCAAGCAGATCGATCCGAACCATCCGGTCACCTCGACCGACGCGTGGACCGGGGCCTGGCCGTACTACCGGGCCAACACCCCGGCGCTCGACCTGCTGTCGGTGAACTCGTACGGCGACGTCTGCAACATCGAGCAGACCTGGGTCGACGGCGGCTACGACAAGCCCTACATCGTCACCGAGGGCGGCGCGGCCGGCGAGTGGGAGGTGCCCGACGACGCGAACGGCGTGCCCGACGAGCCCACCGACCTCGAGAAGGGCGAGGCGTACGTCGACTCGTGGCGCTGCCTGCGCGAGCACGACGGCGTGGCACTCGGGGCGACGTTCTTCCACTTCGGGCTCGAGGGCGACTTCGGGGGCGTCTGGTTCAACGTCATCCCCGGCGGCAACAAGCGACTCGGCTACTACACGGTCGCCGACATGTGGAACGGGTCGGCAGCCGACGGCAACACGCCGCCGCGCATCACCGGCATGGACATCCCCGGCTCCTCGGCCATCACCGCGGGCGAGCCGTTCACGGTCACGCTCGACGTGACCGACCCCGACGGCGATCCGCTGAACTACGTCACCTTCGTGAACTCGAAGTACATCGACGGCGCCGGCGGCGTGCAGTTCGTCGAGCACCAGCGCGCGGGAAACCGCATCACCATCACCGCGCCGCAGAAGCTCGGCGTCTGGAAGGCGTACGTGTACGTCGAAGACGGCCAGGGCAACGTCGGCGTCGAGACCCGGTCGTTCCGGGTGGTCGCCCCGGCGATCGACGGCACGAACGTGGCGCTCGGCAAGCCGGCCACCGCGTCGAGCTTCCAGGTGTGGGGCGACGACTACACGCCCGGCCGTGCGTTCGACGGCGAGCAGTCGACGCGGTGGTCGAGCGAGTGGGCGCCGACCGGGTGGGTCCAGGTCGACCTCGGCCAGCCCACGGCGTTCGACCGCATCCAGCTCATCTGGGAGTCGGCGTTCGCGAAGTCGTACGAGGTGCAGACCTCGAACGACGGCACGAACTGGTCGACGATCCAGACCGTGACGGGCGGGGACGGCGGCATCGACGACGTCCAGGCCGCCGGAAACGCCCGCTACGTGCGGCTGAATCTCACCGAGCGGGGCACCGACTGGGGCTTCTCGCTCTACGAGGTGGGCATCTACCGCACCAACTGA
- a CDS encoding DUF1684 domain-containing protein has protein sequence MSATLAALQLADWRRRVAGLYAGVRQLSVRDPRAGHDLWKSGRDELFAGHPQSPLLPDDRARFTGLTVGTYDPDWRFELRVRRPEETVRITVDTATDGTIPMLLVGTVRLPYLGTLDVWRITGYAGGLFLPVKDSLAGAPGGTYGGGRYLLDTMKGADLGPGADDDSLVIDFNFAYNPSCAYDPSWSCPLPQAGNTLREEVPVGERMPR, from the coding sequence ATGAGCGCCACCCTCGCCGCCCTGCAGCTGGCCGATTGGCGCCGTCGCGTCGCCGGCCTCTACGCGGGCGTGCGCCAGCTCAGCGTGCGCGACCCGCGCGCGGGGCACGACCTGTGGAAGTCGGGCCGCGACGAACTGTTCGCCGGGCATCCGCAGTCGCCGCTGCTGCCCGACGACCGCGCCCGATTCACCGGGCTGACGGTCGGCACCTACGACCCCGACTGGCGGTTCGAGCTCAGGGTGCGCCGCCCCGAAGAGACCGTGCGCATCACGGTCGACACGGCCACCGACGGCACGATCCCGATGCTGCTGGTCGGCACGGTGCGACTGCCGTACCTCGGCACGCTCGACGTCTGGCGCATCACGGGCTACGCGGGCGGGTTGTTCCTGCCGGTGAAGGACTCCCTCGCCGGGGCGCCGGGCGGCACCTACGGCGGCGGGCGCTACCTGCTCGACACCATGAAGGGCGCCGACCTCGGCCCCGGCGCCGACGATGACAGCCTCGTCATCGACTTCAACTTCGCGTACAACCCGTCGTGCGCGTACGACCCGTCGTGGTCGTGCCCGCTGCCGCAGGCCGGCAACACCCTCCGCGAAGAGGTGCCGGTGGGCGAGCGGATGCCTCGCTGA
- a CDS encoding discoidin domain-containing protein yields MLRAAAAAAIALLVPAGFVAVAAPAQAAEPELLSQGRAVTASSVENADYTPAAAAVDGDLGTRWASTFSDAQWLQIDLGERAELDRLELVWEAAYGAEFRVLASDDTAAWDEVGRVDDGTGGTQSVELDGDGRYVRLELTRRGTGYGYSLWEARVFGSPDDGPTDPTDPTDPTDPGDPIDGGGDLGPNVHVYDDATPDAQIQAELDAAFQAQETAQFGTRRDQFLFKPGSYDVHAHIGFDTAISGAGRNPDDVRINGGVWVDAQWFGGNATQNFWRSVENLSIVPHTGEARWAVSQAAPMRRVHVLGDLSLAPSSYGWSSGGFIADSKVDGVVRSYSQQQWLSRDSTFGGWEGSVWNMVFSGVEGSPAPSFPNPSHTVLDRSPLVREKPYLYWDADDWAVFVPALAADTRGTTWEGGATSGESIPIDEFYVAQPGDSAERINRALVQGLNLLLTPGVYHVDETIRVTRPDTVVLGLGYATIVNDGGVAAMKVADVDGVKIAGVLFDAGTSHAPVLLEVGEPGSSADHSDDPISLHDVFLRVGGAVAGKVDDALVVHADDTLIDHIWSWRGDHGDGIGWNLNTADRGLVVDGDDVTAYGLFVEHYQQHNTVWNGERGRTVFYQSELAYDPPNQAAWMNGDTLGWASYKVGDQVDEHQAWGVGVYAYNNVDPSIVTQSGIEAPAKPGVRLRNLLTVSLGGNGIIRHVVNDIGDEASGVDTIPSYLVEFN; encoded by the coding sequence ATGCTCCGGGCCGCCGCCGCGGCGGCGATCGCGCTGCTCGTCCCGGCCGGGTTCGTTGCGGTGGCTGCGCCGGCCCAAGCGGCCGAGCCCGAGCTGCTCTCGCAGGGTCGGGCGGTGACCGCGTCGTCGGTCGAGAACGCCGACTACACGCCGGCCGCTGCGGCGGTCGACGGCGACCTCGGCACCCGTTGGGCGAGCACGTTCAGCGACGCGCAGTGGTTGCAGATCGACCTCGGCGAGCGCGCCGAGCTCGACCGGCTCGAGCTGGTCTGGGAGGCGGCGTACGGCGCCGAATTCCGCGTGCTGGCGTCGGACGACACGGCGGCATGGGACGAGGTCGGCCGGGTCGACGACGGTACCGGCGGCACCCAGTCGGTCGAGCTCGACGGGGACGGGCGCTACGTGCGCCTCGAGCTGACCCGGCGCGGCACCGGCTACGGCTACTCGCTCTGGGAGGCGCGCGTGTTCGGATCGCCCGACGACGGGCCGACCGATCCCACCGATCCCACCGACCCGACCGACCCCGGCGACCCGATCGACGGCGGCGGCGACCTCGGGCCGAACGTGCACGTTTACGACGATGCGACACCCGACGCGCAGATCCAGGCCGAACTCGACGCGGCGTTCCAGGCGCAGGAGACCGCGCAGTTCGGCACGCGCCGCGACCAGTTCCTGTTCAAGCCCGGCAGCTACGACGTGCACGCGCACATCGGGTTCGACACCGCGATCTCGGGCGCGGGCCGCAACCCCGACGACGTGCGCATCAACGGCGGCGTATGGGTCGACGCGCAGTGGTTCGGCGGCAACGCGACGCAGAACTTCTGGCGCTCGGTCGAGAACCTCTCGATCGTGCCGCACACCGGCGAGGCCCGATGGGCCGTGTCGCAGGCGGCGCCGATGCGGCGCGTGCACGTGCTCGGCGACCTCAGTCTCGCTCCGTCGAGCTACGGCTGGTCGAGCGGCGGGTTCATCGCCGACTCGAAGGTCGACGGCGTGGTGCGCTCGTACTCGCAACAGCAGTGGCTGAGTCGCGACTCGACGTTCGGCGGCTGGGAGGGCTCGGTATGGAACATGGTGTTCAGCGGTGTCGAGGGCTCACCCGCGCCGAGCTTCCCGAACCCATCGCACACCGTGCTCGACCGCAGCCCGCTCGTGCGCGAGAAGCCGTACCTCTACTGGGACGCCGACGACTGGGCCGTCTTCGTGCCCGCGCTCGCCGCGGACACCCGCGGCACCACGTGGGAGGGCGGCGCGACGTCGGGCGAGTCGATTCCGATCGACGAGTTCTACGTCGCGCAGCCGGGTGACTCCGCCGAGCGCATCAACCGTGCGCTCGTGCAGGGGCTGAACCTGCTGCTCACGCCGGGCGTCTATCACGTCGATGAGACGATCCGGGTGACGCGGCCCGACACGGTCGTGCTCGGCCTCGGCTACGCCACGATCGTGAACGACGGCGGCGTCGCGGCCATGAAGGTCGCCGACGTCGACGGCGTGAAGATCGCCGGGGTGCTCTTCGACGCGGGCACCTCGCACGCGCCCGTGCTGCTCGAGGTCGGCGAGCCCGGTTCGTCGGCCGACCACTCCGACGACCCGATCTCGCTGCACGACGTGTTCCTCCGCGTCGGCGGGGCGGTCGCCGGCAAGGTCGACGACGCCCTCGTCGTGCACGCCGACGACACCCTCATCGACCACATCTGGTCATGGCGGGGCGATCACGGCGACGGCATCGGCTGGAACCTCAACACCGCCGACCGCGGGCTCGTGGTGGACGGTGACGACGTGACGGCGTACGGCCTGTTCGTCGAGCACTACCAGCAGCACAACACGGTCTGGAACGGCGAACGCGGACGCACCGTGTTCTACCAGTCCGAGCTCGCCTACGACCCACCGAACCAGGCCGCCTGGATGAACGGCGACACGCTCGGCTGGGCGAGCTACAAGGTCGGAGACCAGGTGGACGAGCATCAGGCCTGGGGTGTCGGCGTGTATGCCTACAACAACGTCGATCCGAGCATCGTGACGCAGAGCGGGATCGAGGCGCCGGCGAAGCCGGGCGTGCGCCTGCGCAACCTGCTCACGGTTTCGCTCGGCGGCAACGGCATCATCCGTCACGTCGTCAACGACATCGGCGACGAGGCGAGCGGGGTCGACACGATCCCGAGTTACCTGGTCGAGTTCAACTGA